The following coding sequences are from one Desulfofundulus luciae window:
- the lonC gene encoding Lon family ATP-dependent protease encodes MKVFLHKFKGSKEEPGARLKGVEQLRRQVNALYGLVANIYGSDKLVLRAGKLNVLHLMRSERLEDRVLALQKLVFEDPTLDTVPCIEEIPAILEQIEEEIADILARRTVEDELEKKISEKLQQRHEEYVKEIKMQVLKENAGPENAQTLKKLAILEKLEQKKLARSAMEVLRPGNFSELVGQERAVKALLAKLASPFPQHIILYGPPGVGKTTAARLALEAAKNITGSPFAKDAPFVEVNGTALRWDPREVTNPLLGSVHDPIYQGARRDLADSGVPEPKLGLVTEAHGGVLFIDEIGEMDPVLQTKLLKVLEDKRVFFDSPYYDSHDPAVPRYVRKLFEEGAPADFILIGATTREPEEINPAIRSRCAEVYFEPLTPQDIERIIRQAAEKLGVRMDEQVPGVISQYTIEGRKAIGILADAYGLACYRGGGEVGEEGITLQDVHEVIQASRLSPYVLRKASPEMEVGKVFGLGVMGFVGSVLEIEAVAFPARNQGQGTIRFNDAAGSMARDSVFNAASVLRKITGEDLASYDVHINVVGGGRIDGPSAGAAIFLAILSAIQERPIPQDVAITGELSIQGRIRGVGGIVEKIYGARQAGMRRVIIPAENKGDVPAGLQGIEVIPVTTVEEMLQHIFTR; translated from the coding sequence ATGAAAGTTTTTTTGCATAAGTTCAAAGGCAGCAAGGAAGAACCCGGTGCCAGGCTCAAGGGAGTGGAACAACTTCGCCGCCAGGTGAACGCCCTCTATGGCCTGGTGGCCAACATCTATGGTTCGGATAAACTGGTTTTGCGGGCCGGGAAACTGAATGTCCTGCATTTAATGCGCTCTGAACGCCTGGAAGACAGGGTTCTGGCCCTTCAGAAGCTGGTGTTTGAGGATCCCACCCTGGATACCGTGCCCTGTATAGAGGAGATTCCGGCTATTTTAGAGCAAATCGAAGAGGAAATTGCCGATATCCTGGCCCGCCGTACGGTGGAAGATGAACTGGAGAAAAAAATCAGTGAAAAGCTGCAGCAAAGGCACGAAGAGTATGTAAAAGAAATTAAAATGCAGGTGCTCAAGGAAAATGCCGGTCCGGAAAATGCCCAGACCTTGAAGAAGCTCGCCATTTTGGAGAAGCTGGAGCAGAAGAAACTGGCCCGTTCGGCAATGGAAGTACTCCGCCCGGGGAATTTTTCGGAACTGGTGGGCCAGGAGAGGGCCGTGAAGGCGCTGCTGGCCAAACTGGCCTCCCCCTTTCCCCAGCACATTATTTTGTACGGGCCGCCCGGGGTGGGTAAAACTACCGCTGCCCGGCTGGCTCTGGAAGCGGCCAAGAACATCACCGGTTCTCCCTTTGCCAAGGATGCTCCTTTTGTGGAAGTAAACGGCACCGCCCTGCGCTGGGATCCCCGGGAGGTAACCAATCCCCTGCTCGGTTCGGTGCACGACCCCATTTACCAGGGTGCGCGGCGGGATTTAGCCGACAGCGGCGTGCCCGAGCCCAAGCTGGGCCTGGTTACCGAGGCCCACGGGGGTGTCCTTTTCATTGATGAAATTGGCGAAATGGATCCCGTGCTGCAGACCAAGCTGCTGAAGGTGCTGGAAGATAAAAGGGTCTTTTTTGACTCCCCCTATTACGATTCCCATGATCCCGCGGTGCCCCGGTACGTGCGCAAGCTTTTTGAGGAAGGGGCGCCGGCGGACTTCATTTTAATCGGGGCCACCACGCGGGAACCGGAGGAAATTAACCCGGCCATCCGCTCCCGCTGTGCGGAGGTTTATTTTGAACCCCTGACGCCGCAGGACATCGAGCGCATCATCAGGCAGGCGGCGGAAAAACTGGGGGTGCGGATGGACGAGCAGGTTCCCGGGGTGATCAGCCAGTACACCATTGAGGGGCGAAAGGCCATCGGTATCCTGGCCGACGCCTACGGCCTGGCCTGCTACCGGGGCGGGGGAGAAGTGGGGGAAGAAGGCATTACCTTGCAGGATGTCCATGAGGTAATTCAGGCCAGCCGCCTGAGCCCATACGTCCTGCGCAAGGCCTCCCCGGAGATGGAGGTAGGCAAAGTTTTCGGCCTGGGGGTAATGGGCTTTGTGGGTTCCGTGCTGGAAATTGAAGCGGTGGCCTTTCCGGCCCGTAACCAGGGCCAGGGTACCATCCGCTTTAACGATGCGGCAGGGAGCATGGCCCGTGATTCCGTTTTCAACGCCGCTTCCGTGCTGCGCAAAATTACCGGCGAGGACCTGGCCAGCTACGACGTGCACATTAACGTGGTCGGGGGAGGGCGCATTGACGGCCCTTCCGCCGGTGCGGCCATCTTCCTGGCCATTTTAAGCGCCATCCAGGAAAGACCCATTCCCCAGGACGTGGCCATTACCGGGGAGCTGTCCATTCAGGGGCGCATTAGGGGCGTGGGCGGTATCGTGGAAAAAATTTACGGTGCCCGCCAGGCCGGGATGCGCCGGGTGATTATCCCCGCGGAAAACAAAGGTGACGTCCCGGCCGGCCTGCAGGGGATAGAAGTCATTCCGGTGACCACGGTGGAGGAAATGCTGCAGCATATTTTCACCAGATAG
- the dnaB gene encoding replicative DNA helicase, with protein sequence MSEKRPPQNIDAEQSVLGALFLDREAIPRVARLLKPEDFYLEAHRKIYEAILALDEAGKPVDLLTVTNYLQEKKLLELIGGVTYVASLANVVPTAANVEYYARIVEEKAILRQLIEVAERIAGLGYEGGEDVERLMDEAERMILELAARRSTGLFVSIKEILQQIFEYIEERYRNKGTVSGIASGFTDLDRLLCGFQPGDLIIIAGRPAMGKTSLGLTIAHQVALKHQVPVAVFSLEMSRAQLVQRMLCAEAMVDQQKVRSGYLSAEDWARLTQAAARLARAPLYIDDTAILSPRQLRAKARRLQAEKGLGLILVDYLQLMQGSRRAENRQQEIAEISRSLKGVAKDLNVPVLALAQLSRSVEQRQDKRPIMSDLRESGCLAGETLVQLASGHRVPIKDLVREKQPVKVMALNEITWKLEPAAVGKVWCTGVKPVFRLCTQLGREVRATTNHKFRTLEGWKCLGELQPGEFIALPRSLESDVFWDRVVSIEPDGIEEVYDLEVPGHHNFVAADIIVHNSLEQDADVVMFIYRDEYYRPDTEKRGIAEIIVAKQRNGPTGLVELAFLKEFTRFMNLAKEEAPGGPE encoded by the coding sequence GTGAGTGAAAAAAGACCGCCGCAAAACATAGATGCGGAACAATCGGTGCTGGGGGCCCTGTTCCTGGACCGGGAGGCCATACCCCGGGTGGCCCGGTTGCTCAAGCCCGAGGACTTTTACCTGGAGGCCCACCGGAAAATATATGAGGCCATTCTCGCCCTGGATGAAGCTGGCAAGCCGGTGGACCTGCTCACCGTGACCAACTACCTGCAGGAAAAGAAGCTCCTGGAACTCATCGGCGGGGTTACCTATGTGGCCTCCCTGGCCAACGTGGTTCCTACCGCAGCCAATGTGGAATACTATGCCCGCATTGTCGAGGAAAAGGCCATCCTGCGCCAGTTAATAGAAGTGGCCGAAAGGATCGCGGGCCTGGGCTACGAGGGCGGCGAAGACGTGGAGCGGCTGATGGACGAGGCCGAAAGAATGATCCTGGAACTGGCCGCCCGCCGTTCCACCGGCCTGTTTGTTTCCATAAAAGAAATACTGCAGCAAATTTTCGAGTACATCGAAGAGCGTTACCGCAACAAGGGAACGGTCAGCGGCATCGCCAGCGGGTTTACCGACCTGGACCGGTTGCTCTGCGGCTTTCAGCCCGGGGACCTGATCATCATAGCCGGCCGGCCGGCCATGGGCAAAACCAGCCTGGGCCTCACCATCGCCCACCAGGTGGCTTTAAAGCACCAGGTGCCGGTGGCCGTCTTCAGCCTGGAGATGTCCCGGGCCCAACTGGTGCAGCGGATGCTTTGCGCAGAAGCCATGGTGGACCAGCAAAAGGTGCGCAGCGGCTATTTATCCGCGGAGGACTGGGCCCGCCTTACCCAGGCGGCGGCCCGCCTGGCCAGGGCACCCCTGTACATAGACGACACAGCCATCCTTTCACCCCGCCAGCTGCGGGCCAAAGCCCGCCGGCTGCAGGCGGAAAAGGGCCTGGGGCTGATCCTGGTTGATTACCTGCAGTTGATGCAGGGCAGCCGCCGGGCGGAAAACCGCCAGCAGGAGATCGCGGAAATCTCCCGCTCCCTGAAAGGGGTGGCCAAAGACCTGAACGTGCCCGTACTGGCCCTGGCCCAGCTCAGCCGGTCGGTGGAGCAGCGGCAGGACAAAAGGCCCATCATGTCCGATTTGCGGGAGAGTGGCTGCCTGGCCGGTGAAACACTGGTGCAATTAGCCAGTGGACACCGGGTTCCAATCAAGGATTTAGTTCGGGAAAAGCAGCCTGTAAAGGTTATGGCCCTTAATGAAATAACATGGAAATTAGAGCCTGCCGCGGTTGGCAAGGTGTGGTGTACAGGGGTAAAACCTGTATTTCGACTTTGTACCCAGCTTGGTCGTGAAGTGCGTGCCACGACAAACCACAAGTTCCGCACTTTAGAAGGGTGGAAATGCTTAGGCGAGCTACAGCCAGGAGAGTTCATTGCATTACCCAGGTCGCTGGAAAGTGATGTTTTTTGGGATCGAGTGGTAAGCATTGAGCCCGATGGTATTGAAGAGGTATATGACCTTGAGGTTCCAGGACACCACAATTTTGTTGCGGCCGATATCATAGTGCATAATTCTCTCGAGCAGGATGCGGATGTGGTCATGTTTATTTACCGGGATGAGTACTACCGGCCCGATACGGAAAAGCGGGGCATAGCGGAAATTATTGTGGCCAAACAGAGAAACGGCCCCACGGGGCTGGTGGAGCTGGCTTTCCTGAAGGAATTCACCAGGTTCATGAACCTGGCCAAAGAGGAAGCACCGGGAGGGCCTGAATAG
- a CDS encoding NAD(P)/FAD-dependent oxidoreductase, translating to MEQVYDVIIVGAGPDGIFTALELIRQKSGLKILMLEKGRDLEQRKCPSREKNNACFHCNPCSTICGWGGAGAFSDGKLTLSTEIGGSLEQYIGEEALGELIDYVDRIYREFGAPEMVYGLEHAEAIEEFQHRAAQAELKLIPVAIRHLGTGRCQEILARMKQYLLAAGVEIRTSYPVESILAENNEVRGIITAGGEIIYGCHVVLAPGREGAEWLARQAQMLGLTTVVNPVDIGVRVEVPAPVMEPLTRVFYEAKFIYYSRAFDDKVRTFCMNPYGEVVMENNDGLVTVNGHTHAYRKTGNTNFAVLVSKTFTEPFKEPIAYGKYIASLANLLGGGVIVQRLGDLLAGRRSTEERMRKCLTVPTLTRATPGDLSLVFPYRHLVAIVEMLKAMDEVAPGIYSRYTLLYGVEVKFYSSRLALTQGLETQVQNLFAAGDGAGVTRGLAQASVSGIVAAREILKRVGG from the coding sequence ATGGAACAGGTTTACGATGTGATAATTGTCGGTGCAGGTCCCGACGGCATTTTTACTGCCCTGGAGCTGATCAGGCAAAAAAGCGGCTTGAAAATCCTCATGCTGGAAAAGGGGCGGGATTTGGAACAGCGCAAATGTCCCTCCAGAGAAAAAAATAACGCCTGTTTTCACTGCAATCCCTGCTCCACCATCTGCGGTTGGGGTGGCGCCGGAGCCTTCAGCGACGGCAAGCTGACCCTGTCCACTGAAATTGGGGGCAGCCTGGAGCAATATATCGGCGAAGAAGCTCTTGGCGAGCTGATTGATTATGTGGATAGAATCTACCGGGAATTTGGGGCGCCGGAAATGGTCTACGGCCTGGAGCATGCGGAAGCCATCGAGGAGTTTCAGCACCGGGCCGCCCAGGCCGAACTGAAACTCATCCCCGTGGCCATCCGCCATCTGGGTACCGGCCGGTGCCAGGAGATCCTGGCCCGCATGAAACAATACCTGCTGGCCGCGGGAGTGGAAATCCGCACCTCTTATCCGGTGGAGTCCATCCTGGCAGAAAATAATGAAGTACGGGGCATAATTACCGCCGGGGGAGAAATCATTTACGGTTGCCATGTGGTTCTGGCCCCCGGCCGGGAAGGAGCCGAGTGGCTGGCCAGGCAGGCCCAGATGCTGGGGCTGACCACGGTGGTCAACCCGGTGGATATCGGCGTGCGGGTGGAAGTGCCGGCGCCGGTGATGGAACCCCTGACCCGGGTCTTCTATGAAGCCAAGTTCATTTATTATTCCCGGGCCTTTGACGATAAGGTGCGCACCTTTTGTATGAACCCCTACGGTGAGGTGGTCATGGAGAATAACGACGGCCTGGTAACCGTCAACGGCCACACCCATGCCTACCGTAAAACCGGGAATACCAACTTTGCGGTCCTGGTCAGCAAAACCTTCACCGAGCCCTTTAAAGAGCCTATTGCCTACGGCAAGTATATCGCCAGCCTGGCCAACCTGCTGGGGGGCGGGGTTATTGTCCAGCGGCTGGGCGACCTCCTGGCCGGGAGGCGGAGCACGGAAGAAAGGATGCGCAAGTGCCTCACCGTTCCTACCCTGACTAGGGCCACGCCGGGAGACCTGAGCCTGGTCTTTCCCTACCGGCATCTGGTGGCCATTGTGGAAATGTTGAAAGCCATGGACGAAGTCGCGCCGGGAATCTATTCCCGTTACACCCTCCTTTACGGGGTGGAAGTGAAATTTTATTCTTCCCGCCTGGCCCTGACCCAGGGGCTGGAAACCCAGGTACAGAATCTCTTTGCCGCCGGAGACGGGGCAGGAGTAACCAGAGGTCTGGCCCAGGCGTCGGTGTCCGGGATCGTGGCGGCGCGGGAGATCCTGAAAAGAGTGGGGGGGTAA
- a CDS encoding adenylosuccinate synthase, translating to MSTLVLVGAQWGDEGKGKITDFLAEKADLIVRYQGGNNAGHTVVVAGQQFKLHLVPSGILYPDKLCLIGNGVVVDPEVLLNELDNLAARGISTANLRISPRAHVILPYHRRQDQCEEERKGDRRIGTTCRGIGPAYTDKIARVGIRMAELVDEEEFPGLLERNLENKNQIFREIYHSKEFKLEDILPTYLSYGRRLKPFVADVSVIVNEAIEQGKKVLFEGAQGTLLDVDHGTYPYVTSSHPVAAGACTGAGIGPTRIDRVMGVAKAYVTRVGEGPFPTELKDALGDHIRTRGGEFGTTTGRPRRCGWFDAVVARYAVRINGLDYLAITKLDVLTGLETIRLCTAYRYKGEILTEFPATLKVLAACEPVYEEWPGWQEDISRARRYEDLPASARRYLERITELVGVPIAIIGVGPGREETIITREVF from the coding sequence ATGTCAACGTTAGTGCTGGTGGGTGCCCAGTGGGGAGACGAGGGGAAGGGCAAAATTACGGACTTTCTGGCTGAAAAGGCCGACCTCATTGTGCGTTACCAGGGCGGCAACAACGCCGGCCACACGGTGGTTGTGGCGGGCCAGCAGTTCAAGCTGCATCTGGTTCCTTCGGGCATCCTGTACCCCGATAAACTGTGCTTGATTGGAAACGGTGTGGTGGTTGATCCCGAGGTCCTCCTGAATGAGCTGGATAACCTGGCCGCCCGGGGGATTTCCACGGCCAACCTGCGCATCAGTCCCCGTGCCCATGTCATTCTCCCCTACCACCGGCGGCAGGACCAGTGCGAGGAAGAAAGAAAGGGCGACCGGCGCATCGGCACCACCTGCCGGGGCATCGGTCCGGCTTACACAGATAAGATTGCCCGGGTGGGCATTCGCATGGCCGAGCTGGTGGATGAGGAAGAATTTCCGGGCCTGCTGGAACGGAATCTCGAAAACAAGAACCAGATCTTCCGGGAGATTTACCATAGCAAGGAATTTAAGCTGGAGGACATTTTGCCCACCTATTTAAGCTATGGCCGCAGGTTGAAACCTTTCGTGGCCGATGTGTCCGTCATCGTGAACGAAGCCATTGAGCAGGGCAAGAAGGTCCTTTTTGAAGGTGCCCAGGGGACCCTCCTGGACGTGGATCACGGTACTTACCCCTACGTAACCTCGTCCCATCCCGTGGCCGCAGGGGCCTGCACCGGTGCGGGCATTGGTCCCACCCGCATTGACCGGGTGATGGGTGTGGCCAAGGCCTATGTCACCAGGGTAGGTGAAGGCCCCTTCCCCACGGAGCTAAAAGATGCTCTGGGGGACCATATCCGCACCCGGGGTGGGGAATTTGGCACCACCACCGGCCGGCCGCGCCGCTGCGGCTGGTTTGACGCCGTGGTGGCCCGTTATGCGGTGCGGATCAACGGCCTGGACTACCTGGCCATCACCAAGCTGGATGTACTTACCGGTTTGGAGACCATCCGCTTGTGCACCGCCTACCGCTACAAAGGGGAAATCTTAACCGAGTTTCCGGCCACCCTCAAGGTGCTGGCGGCCTGCGAGCCTGTTTACGAGGAATGGCCCGGCTGGCAGGAAGATATCAGCCGGGCCCGGCGCTATGAGGACCTGCCTGCCAGTGCCCGGCGGTACCTGGAGCGCATCACCGAGCTGGTGGGCGTTCCCATAGCCATAATTGGCGTCGGTCCCGGGCGGGAGGAAACCATTATTACCCGGGAGGTATTCTAA
- the asnB gene encoding asparagine synthase (glutamine-hydrolyzing): MCGIAGWVDWDVDLTHQRPTLEDMAAALACRGPDAAGLWLSPRAALAHRRLIVVDPAGGGQPMTRRKGEYRYIIIYNGELYNTPELRAELEARGYRFQGHSDTEVLLTAYMEWGKECVPRLNGIFAFAIWSEADQTLFMARDRLGVKPLFYTQRGSAFIFGSELKALLAHPGVQPEVDAEGLAEIFVLGPGRTPGHGVFRGVKELRPGHCLVYNRRGMHIYRYWALESHPHPDDLETTAHKVGRLLQDAVRRQLVADVPVCTLLSGGLDSSAISAFAAAAFQQNGTGRLRTFSVDYVENDRYFRPNQFEPDSDARWIERVSHFLGAHHRTVLIDTPHLVEALSAAVRARDLPGMADVDASLLLFCREVKKEATVALSGECADEIFGGYPWFRREDALAAQTFPWALDTGERTRLLSPELLAMIRPEEYVAQRYRDTLAEVPRLPGESPREARIREIFYLNINWFMATLLDRKDRMSMATGLEVRVPFCDHRLVEYAWNIPWEMKSCGGMEKGILRRALAGVLPQEVLLRRKSPYPKTHHPAYFAAVRRWLLDILDDPTSPLLPFINVEAVRQFARLDAPAMNRPWYGQLMRGPQLLAYLIQVDTWLREYRVVVR; this comes from the coding sequence ATGTGTGGCATTGCCGGCTGGGTAGACTGGGATGTGGATCTCACCCACCAGCGCCCCACTTTGGAGGACATGGCGGCAGCCCTGGCCTGCCGCGGGCCCGACGCCGCCGGGTTGTGGCTGTCTCCCAGGGCCGCCCTGGCCCACCGCCGCCTGATCGTGGTTGATCCCGCAGGCGGGGGGCAGCCCATGACCCGCCGGAAGGGAGAGTACAGGTACATAATCATTTATAACGGTGAACTGTACAACACCCCGGAGCTACGGGCGGAGCTGGAAGCCCGGGGTTATCGCTTCCAGGGCCACTCGGATACGGAGGTGTTACTCACGGCTTATATGGAGTGGGGCAAAGAATGCGTGCCGCGCTTGAACGGTATTTTCGCCTTTGCCATCTGGAGTGAAGCGGATCAAACCCTCTTTATGGCCCGGGACCGTCTGGGAGTAAAACCCCTTTTTTATACCCAAAGGGGTAGCGCTTTTATCTTTGGTTCGGAATTGAAGGCGCTCCTTGCCCATCCAGGCGTGCAACCGGAGGTGGACGCCGAAGGTCTGGCCGAAATCTTTGTTTTGGGCCCCGGACGCACGCCGGGACACGGCGTTTTCCGGGGAGTAAAGGAGCTGAGGCCAGGCCACTGCCTGGTTTATAACCGCCGGGGTATGCACATTTACCGGTACTGGGCCCTGGAAAGCCACCCCCATCCTGACGACCTGGAGACCACCGCCCATAAGGTGGGCCGGCTTTTGCAGGATGCGGTCCGGCGGCAGCTGGTGGCCGATGTGCCCGTCTGCACCCTGCTTTCCGGCGGCCTTGACTCCAGCGCCATTTCAGCCTTTGCCGCGGCTGCTTTCCAGCAAAACGGTACGGGGCGACTTCGGACCTTTTCAGTGGACTATGTGGAGAACGACCGTTACTTCCGGCCCAATCAATTTGAGCCCGATTCCGATGCCCGGTGGATAGAACGGGTGTCGCACTTTCTGGGCGCCCACCACCGGACCGTGTTGATCGACACGCCACACCTGGTGGAGGCGCTAAGCGCTGCCGTGCGGGCCCGGGATTTGCCCGGTATGGCCGATGTGGACGCTTCCCTTCTGCTCTTCTGCCGGGAGGTCAAAAAAGAAGCCACCGTGGCCCTGTCCGGCGAGTGCGCCGACGAAATTTTCGGCGGATATCCCTGGTTCCGGAGGGAGGATGCCCTGGCCGCCCAAACCTTCCCCTGGGCGCTTGATACTGGAGAGCGGACCCGTTTGTTGTCACCGGAACTGCTGGCCATGATCCGGCCGGAGGAATACGTGGCGCAGCGCTACCGGGATACCCTGGCCGAAGTACCGCGCCTTCCGGGGGAAAGCCCCCGTGAAGCACGCATACGTGAAATATTTTACCTGAATATCAACTGGTTCATGGCCACCCTCCTGGACCGCAAAGACCGTATGAGCATGGCCACCGGGCTGGAAGTGCGGGTGCCTTTTTGCGATCACCGCCTGGTGGAATACGCCTGGAACATCCCCTGGGAGATGAAAAGCTGCGGGGGGATGGAAAAGGGTATCTTGCGCCGGGCACTGGCGGGGGTGCTGCCCCAGGAGGTGCTCCTGCGGCGCAAGAGCCCTTACCCCAAGACCCATCACCCGGCCTATTTCGCGGCCGTCCGCCGGTGGCTCCTGGATATTCTGGACGACCCCACCTCCCCCCTGCTGCCCTTTATCAACGTTGAGGCCGTGCGCCAGTTTGCCCGGCTGGATGCGCCGGCCATGAACAGGCCCTGGTACGGCCAACTGATGCGCGGGCCGCAGCTCCTGGCTTACCTTATTCAGGTTGATACCTGGCTCAGGGAGTACCGGGTGGTGGTGCGGTAG
- a CDS encoding class I SAM-dependent methyltransferase: MSGKFLSRFFLRNDPRIEQLVFPLPPYWWSRFYEYEWARQFCEPADVALDAGCGICHPFKFYLADVCREVHACDIDERILSPGAILSDILKDFGYDAARFFPMKYFKRISYVKASITDLPYEDKKFDKIYCISVIEHLPLKDIMLSLKEFRRTLKDDGLLLLTLDYPSVDLAFLRSVLYETGLAFAGDVSFELSENALYSETYGLYCFRAVLRKEDISPVPSSR, translated from the coding sequence GTGTCCGGTAAATTCCTATCCAGATTTTTTTTACGGAACGACCCGCGTATTGAGCAGCTTGTCTTTCCGCTACCACCATACTGGTGGAGTAGGTTTTATGAATATGAATGGGCAAGACAATTTTGTGAACCTGCCGATGTCGCCTTGGATGCTGGTTGCGGTATTTGCCATCCGTTTAAATTTTATTTGGCGGATGTATGCCGTGAAGTTCACGCTTGTGATATTGACGAAAGAATTTTATCTCCCGGAGCAATCCTGAGCGATATATTAAAAGATTTTGGATATGACGCAGCACGGTTTTTTCCGATGAAGTACTTTAAACGTATATCCTACGTTAAGGCGTCAATCACAGACCTGCCCTATGAAGACAAAAAATTTGACAAGATCTATTGTATCTCTGTGATTGAACATTTACCTTTAAAAGACATTATGCTGTCCCTGAAGGAATTCAGGAGAACTCTTAAGGACGACGGGCTGCTATTATTGACTCTTGATTATCCAAGCGTTGATTTAGCATTCCTGAGAAGCGTTTTATACGAGACCGGGCTGGCTTTTGCAGGTGACGTATCCTTTGAGCTGTCTGAGAACGCTTTATATTCCGAAACCTACGGGTTATACTGCTTTAGAGCCGTCCTTAGAAAAGAGGACATAAGCCCTGTCCCGAGCTCCAGGTAA
- a CDS encoding glycosyltransferase, protein MKGLIWMQRVLIASPVRQKPSILREFLWSLSHLETTGLEVEYAFIDDNERESTLLREFAAGRENVHIFPGNGAGHAYHCDEHTHHWREDLIWKVAGYKNRFIHLARNSGFDFLFLVDSDLVLHPKTLVHLVGLGKDIVSEVYWTRWEPDMTPLPQVWVADQYRLYHMQRGEMLDEKEIARRVKEFLETLQKPGVYKVGGLGACTLISRRAILLGVSFSEIYNLGFTGEDRHFCIRAAALGLELYADTHYPPFHIYRESDFAGLKAYKEKYFPAGKDTPTGAAMLQTADEETGTRGSKITLAMLVRNEAGRYLERVLKHAAQYIDCAVILDDASEDNTVEVCKKTLQNIPLTLVSNKQPSFHNEIILRKQLWELAVGTGPDWILVLDADEIFEERAVKELRSLAANPEIEVYYFRLYDMWDEDHYREDEYWKAHHYYRPFMVRYVPGFPYQWRETPQHCGRFPHNITELRGATSSLRVKHLGWIKPADRLAKYYRYKKLDPLGQYGLIGQYLSILDPKPNLVGWTEDL, encoded by the coding sequence ATGAAAGGATTGATCTGGATGCAAAGGGTGCTCATCGCCAGTCCAGTCCGGCAGAAACCGTCCATACTAAGAGAATTCCTGTGGTCCCTCTCGCACCTGGAGACCACGGGTCTAGAAGTTGAATACGCGTTTATTGATGATAACGAAAGGGAAAGTACCCTGCTGCGGGAGTTTGCCGCCGGGAGAGAAAACGTTCATATCTTCCCCGGCAACGGTGCAGGGCACGCTTACCACTGTGACGAGCACACCCACCACTGGCGGGAAGATTTAATCTGGAAAGTGGCCGGATATAAGAACCGTTTTATCCATCTGGCCCGGAACAGTGGCTTTGATTTCTTGTTTCTGGTTGATTCGGACCTGGTGCTGCACCCGAAAACGCTGGTCCACCTGGTGGGGTTGGGAAAGGATATCGTTTCCGAGGTCTACTGGACCAGGTGGGAACCGGATATGACCCCTCTTCCTCAGGTCTGGGTAGCCGACCAGTACCGGCTGTATCACATGCAGCGGGGCGAGATGCTCGACGAAAAGGAGATCGCCCGGCGGGTGAAAGAATTTCTGGAGACGTTGCAAAAGCCCGGTGTTTATAAAGTAGGCGGCCTGGGTGCCTGTACCCTGATCAGCCGCAGGGCAATTCTGTTGGGGGTCTCCTTCAGCGAAATATATAACCTGGGTTTTACCGGGGAGGACCGGCATTTTTGCATTCGGGCGGCTGCCCTGGGGTTGGAGCTCTATGCCGACACCCATTACCCGCCGTTCCATATATACCGGGAGTCTGATTTTGCGGGCTTGAAGGCGTATAAAGAGAAATATTTTCCGGCCGGCAAGGATACACCGACCGGCGCGGCCATGCTGCAAACTGCTGATGAAGAGACTGGTACACGGGGAAGTAAAATTACCCTTGCTATGCTGGTAAGAAACGAAGCCGGGAGATACCTTGAGAGGGTTCTCAAGCACGCGGCGCAGTACATCGATTGTGCAGTGATTTTAGACGATGCCAGCGAGGATAATACAGTGGAAGTGTGTAAAAAAACCCTGCAAAACATTCCCTTGACCCTGGTTTCCAACAAGCAGCCCTCTTTTCATAACGAAATCATCCTGCGCAAGCAGCTCTGGGAGCTGGCGGTGGGAACCGGTCCGGACTGGATTTTAGTTTTAGACGCCGATGAAATTTTTGAAGAGCGCGCGGTAAAGGAGCTAAGGTCCCTGGCTGCCAATCCGGAAATTGAGGTTTATTATTTCCGCCTCTACGACATGTGGGATGAAGATCATTACCGCGAGGACGAATACTGGAAGGCCCACCACTACTACAGACCCTTCATGGTCAGGTATGTTCCCGGTTTCCCCTACCAGTGGCGGGAAACCCCCCAGCACTGCGGGCGATTTCCCCATAACATCACTGAGCTTAGAGGTGCCACCAGCTCATTGCGGGTGAAACACCTGGGATGGATAAAACCTGCCGACCGGCTGGCCAAATACTACCGTTACAAAAAGCTGGACCCACTGGGGCAGTACGGACTAATTGGTCAATATCTGTCCATCCTTGACCCTAAACCAAACCTGGTGGGCTGGACCGAAGACCTTTAA